The following proteins come from a genomic window of Populus nigra chromosome 6, ddPopNigr1.1, whole genome shotgun sequence:
- the LOC133696882 gene encoding NAC domain-containing protein 2-like translates to MQGKTNSEQLPPGFRFHPTDEELIMYYLRNQATSRPCPASIIPEVDIYKFDPWQLPEKADFGENEWYFFTPLDRKYPNGVRPNRATVSGYWKATGTDKAIHSGSKYVGVKKALVFYKGRPPKGTKTDWIMQEYRLNDSNKPASKHNGSMRLVLCRIYRKRHAIRHLEEKTENPVHAHLDVTPDNDAREQQMMKISGTCSLSHLLEMEYLGSISQLLSGDAYNSDFDSQNLTSDALTDHVIKIQLGEMSPEHTDNGNFQGNQRGSTSLINQPLVVNPMMYGFQ, encoded by the exons ATGCAAGGAAAAACCAACTCTGAGCAGCTTCCTCCTGGTTTTAGGTTCCACCCTACCGATGAGGAATTGATCATGTACTACCTTCGTAACCAAGCCACATCCAGGCCATGCCCTGCATCGATTATCCCAGAAGTTGATATTTACAAATTTGATCCTTGGCAATTACCTG AAAAAGCGGATTTTGGAGAAAACGAGTGGTACTTCTTCACCCCTCTCGACCGCAAGTACCCAAATGGAGTGAGGCCTAACAGAGCAACTGTGTCAGGGTACTGGAAGGCCACGGGCACAGACAAGGCCATCCATAGTGGCTCTAAATATGTTGGTGTCAAGAAAGCTCTTGTTTTTTACAAGGGCAGGCCACCTAAGGGTACTAAGACCGATTGGATTATGCAGGAGTATCGCTTAAATGATTCGAATAAGCCAGCCAGCAAGCACAATGGATCCATGAGA CTAGTCCTGTGCAGAATTTACAGGAAGAGGCATGCAATAAGACATTTGGAGGAGAAAACAGAAAATCCAGTACATGCCCATTTGGACGTCACCCCAGATAATGATGCTAGAGAGCAACAGATGATGAAAATCTCAGGAACATGTTCTCTTTCTCATCTGTTGGAAATGGAGTACCTGGGTTCAATTTCGCAACTCTTGAGTGGAGACGCGTATAATTCAGATTTTGATTCCCAGAACCTCACGAGCGATGCTTTGACTGACCATGTTATAAAAATTCAGCTAGGTGAGATGTCTCCCGAACACACTGATAATGGCAATTTTCAAGGGAACCAGCGGGGCAGCACTTCTTTAATTAACCAGCCCCTGGTTGTGAACCCAATGATGTACGGATTCCAGTGA